A window from Chrysemys picta bellii isolate R12L10 chromosome 2, ASM1138683v2, whole genome shotgun sequence encodes these proteins:
- the LOC135981263 gene encoding prohibitin-2-like encodes MVNISLRVLSRPNAAELPKMYQRLGLDYEERVLPSIVNEVLKSVVAKFNASQLITQRAQVSLLIRRELTERAKDFSLILDDVAITELSFSREYTAAVEAKQVAQQAAQRAQFLVEKAKQEQKQKIVQAEGEATAAKMIGEALSKNPGYIKLRKIRAAQNISKTIAASQNRVYLTADNLQLNLQDEGFTRGSDSLLTKLGKK; translated from the coding sequence ATGGTGAACATTTCTCTGCGTGTCCTTTCACGCCCCAATGCTGCAGAGCTGCCTAAAATGTACCAGCGCCTGGGTCTGGACTATGAGGAGCGGGTCCTTCCTTCAATCGTCAACGAGGTGCTCAAAAGTGTTGTGGCCAAGTTCAATGCTTCACAACTCATCACTCAGCGAGCTCAGGTCTCTCTGCTAATCCGACGGGAACTGACAGAGCGAGCCAAGGATTTCAGCCTCATCTTGGATGATGTGGCCATCACAGAGCTAAGTTTCAGCCGCGAGTACACAGCGGCTGTTGAGGCTAAGCAAGTGGCCCAGCAAGCGGCCCAGCGAGCCCAGTTCCTGGTGGAGAAGGCCAAGCAGGAACAGAAGCAGAAGATTGTCCAGGCAGAGGGGGAAGCCACAGCTGCCAAGATGATTGGTGAAGCCTTGAGCAAGAACCCAGGCTATATCAAGCTGCGCAAGATCCGAGCTGCCCAGAACATCTCCAAGACAATTGCGGCATCGCAGAACCGCGTGTATCTTACAGCTGATAACTTACAGTTGAACCTACAGGATGAGGGCTTCACCAGAGGAAGTGACAGCCTCCTGACCAAACTGGGGAAGAAATGA